The following proteins are encoded in a genomic region of Chelmon rostratus isolate fCheRos1 chromosome 3, fCheRos1.pri, whole genome shotgun sequence:
- the LOC121604558 gene encoding fibroblast growth factor-binding protein 1-like: MLLLRTFAPWLLLAFLGRQVSLSSGVRHANRGADRTPAPGRAQRSGDKTAANGRGKFSIDAGMQCTWGARDVADAVRLTVKCENPEARIKGGVTDLECQYNGKPQRCPGYQSDPKGFWKQVGRAFKRLQGKACRDDRALVRATMCKRAPRDAHFKLDMSSSVASAQSGQAETPLPPRFNSTAARPTACTRRADHQRKAEEHCSSSWVSLCSFFFSILQSDDC, encoded by the coding sequence atgttgctgttgagGACTTTCGCTCCCTGGTTGCTGTTGGCCTTCCTGGGGCGGCAGGTCTCTCTGTCCTCCGGTGTGCGCCATGCGAACCGAGGAGCGGACAGGACCCCAGCCCCCGGCAGAGCGCAGAGGAGCGGGGACAAGACCGCAGCGAACGGCCGGGGGAAGTTCTCCATCGATGCGGGGATGCAGTGCACGTGGGGGGCGAGAGATGTCGCGGACGCGGTCAGGCTGACGGTCAAGTGCGAGAACCCTGAGGCGCGCATCAAAGGCGGGGTGACCGACCTGGAGTGTCAATACAACGGCAAACCCCAGCGCTGCCCGGGCTACCAGTCCGACCCCAAGGGCTTCTGGAAGCAGGTGGGCCGCGCGTTCAAAAGGCTGCAAGGCAAAGCGTGCCGGGACGACCGCGCGCTCGTGAGGGCGACCATGTGTAAGCGCGCGCCTCGGGACGCGCACTTCAAGCTGGACATGTCCAGCTCCGTTGCCTCCGCCCAGTCCGGACAAGCGGAGACCCCGCTGCCGCCTCGCTTCAACTCCACCGCTGCGCGTCCGACCGCGTGCACGCGGCGCGCCGACCACCAGAGAAAGGCGGAggagcactgcagcagctcgtGGGTCAGTCTgtgctccttcttcttctccatcctGCAAAGTGACGACTGTTAG
- the fgfbp2b gene encoding fibroblast growth factor-binding protein 2b: protein MRARMRVLLLFLAAAVCVSNAQTNSSNDSKQQQRSVWDEPIRFSTKTKDSCTMVVSGAGDYTRLRVSCKGPSQGQTPGRSYYCDFQGKPNLCRPYNLNPRHYFTQMMWDMRKLTHACQGPKIYRPQMCKKYPDEAQMTFLASWPKPAAPKTSKPVQEPRKPVVPAQTKPVTTPKPVKPQPVKPQPGKGPQTKKTTPKPGKTTTRPTEQPDSKASRLATEYCWKSFHGFCTYFISWFQN, encoded by the coding sequence ATGAGAGCCAGGATgagagtgctgctgttgttcttggCAGCGGCTGTTTGTGTGTCGAACGCTCAGACCAACAGCAGCAACGACAGCAAGCAACAGCAACGCAGCGTCTGGGATGAGCCCATCCGGTTCAGCACCAAGACCAAGGACTCCTGTACCATGGTGGTGTCTGGAGCCGGGGACTATACTCGCCTGCGTGTCTCCTGCAAAGGTCCAAGTCAGGGCCAGACGCCAGGGCGCTCCTACTACTGCGACTTCCAGGGCAAACCCAACCTGTGCCGCCCCTACAACCTCAATCCTCGCCACTACTTCACCCAGATGATGTGGGACATGAGGAAGCTGACCCACGCTTGCCAGGGACCCAAAATCTACCGCCCACAGATGTGCAAGAAATACCCCGACGAGGCTCAGATGACCTTCCTGGCCTCCTGGCCCAAGCCCGCCGCACCCAAAACCTCCAAGCCCGTCCAGGAGCCGCGTAAACCGGTGGTGCCCGCCCAGACCAAGCCTGTCACTACTCCTAAACCTGTCAAGCCACAGCCCGTCAAGCCCCAGCCAGGCAAGGGCCCCCAGACCAAGAAAACTACCCCCAAGCCTGGGAAGACCACTACTCGTCCCACTGAGCAGCCTGATTCCAAAGCCTCCCGCCTCGCCACAGAGTACTGCTGGAAGAGCTTCCACGGCTTCTGCACCTActtcatcagctggttccaGAACTGA